The following coding sequences lie in one Marinobacter antarcticus genomic window:
- the mrdA gene encoding penicillin-binding protein 2, translating to MPWGEFKDTAAERRLFQRRATVMLVFVFLLLAGLVARMYQLQVVEHDIYTTLSDKNRVQVQSVPPPRGLVYDRNHILLAENRPVFSVTVVPERVGGMEATLEQLVGILDVSDEDMERFQRRLREPRRPFQEIPLRYDLTEDEIARLAVHRHELPGVEVEAELVRYYPHSELTAHALGFVGRINRDELQRIDPVNYAGTNYIGKSGVERFYEELLHGKVGYQHVETNARGRTLRVLERENPVPGEDLQLHIDLRLQSRAYELLDGRRGAIVAIEPATGGILALASVPGFDANKFVTGISVADYAELRDSKDKPLFNRALRGQYPPGSTLKPMLAIAALDSGAVTRDHTIWDPGYFQFNTSGRRYRDWKRGGHGWVDLTYAMAQSCDVYFYEAAVEMGVDTMHSYLSRFGFGEDATLDVSGALSGLLPSRDWKRAMRNEPWYPGDSVNLGIGQGFMLATPLQLATATALIANRGEWVEPRLLRDILGDRSVEEFLPNETHEPLKLKDTSDWEFIADAMAEVMHGAKGTARAAGRGASYRMAGKTGTAQVFSLAEDEEYDAEEIRERLRDHAMFVGFAPLKNPQIAVAVIVENGGGGSSTAAPVARALFDAWLLEFSATGDGALVSKTDSENEVR from the coding sequence ATGCCGTGGGGTGAATTCAAGGATACTGCCGCCGAACGCAGGCTGTTCCAGCGTCGCGCCACCGTTATGCTGGTGTTCGTGTTCCTGCTCCTTGCAGGGCTTGTAGCGCGTATGTATCAGCTCCAGGTGGTAGAGCACGACATTTACACCACTCTCTCCGATAAAAACCGCGTGCAGGTTCAGTCTGTACCGCCTCCGCGCGGGCTCGTTTACGATCGCAACCACATATTACTGGCGGAAAACCGGCCTGTGTTCAGTGTGACCGTTGTACCGGAGCGGGTTGGTGGCATGGAAGCGACGCTGGAGCAGCTGGTCGGAATTCTGGATGTTTCCGACGAGGATATGGAGCGGTTCCAGCGCCGCCTTCGAGAGCCCCGGCGGCCCTTTCAGGAGATTCCACTGCGTTACGATCTGACCGAAGACGAGATTGCTCGCCTGGCGGTGCATCGGCACGAATTGCCCGGCGTGGAAGTGGAGGCAGAACTGGTTCGGTATTACCCGCACAGCGAGCTGACGGCTCATGCGTTGGGCTTTGTCGGCCGTATTAACCGCGATGAGCTGCAGCGGATTGATCCGGTCAACTACGCGGGCACCAACTACATTGGAAAATCCGGTGTCGAACGGTTCTATGAAGAGCTGCTGCATGGAAAGGTTGGCTATCAGCACGTAGAAACCAACGCGCGAGGCCGCACCTTGAGAGTTCTGGAACGGGAAAACCCGGTGCCGGGTGAGGATCTGCAGCTGCATATCGACCTGCGGCTGCAGAGCCGGGCATACGAGCTTCTCGATGGCCGCAGGGGCGCTATCGTCGCCATCGAGCCTGCAACAGGCGGGATACTGGCGCTTGCCAGCGTGCCAGGGTTTGATGCAAACAAGTTTGTTACCGGTATCAGCGTGGCGGACTATGCCGAGTTGAGGGACAGCAAGGACAAACCTCTGTTCAACCGGGCTCTGCGTGGGCAATACCCTCCCGGCTCCACGCTCAAGCCCATGTTAGCAATTGCGGCGCTTGATAGTGGTGCTGTTACGAGGGATCACACCATCTGGGATCCCGGGTACTTCCAGTTCAACACTTCTGGCCGTCGTTACAGGGACTGGAAGCGAGGGGGACACGGTTGGGTTGATCTTACCTATGCAATGGCTCAGTCCTGTGATGTCTATTTCTATGAAGCTGCTGTGGAAATGGGCGTGGATACCATGCACAGCTATTTGTCCCGCTTCGGTTTTGGCGAAGATGCGACTCTGGATGTGTCCGGGGCTCTTAGCGGCCTTCTGCCATCCCGGGACTGGAAGCGGGCAATGCGTAATGAGCCTTGGTATCCGGGCGACTCTGTCAACCTGGGCATCGGTCAGGGTTTTATGCTCGCGACGCCTTTGCAGCTCGCCACGGCCACAGCGTTGATTGCCAATCGCGGGGAGTGGGTTGAACCGAGATTACTGAGAGATATCCTGGGAGACAGGTCGGTCGAAGAGTTCCTGCCGAATGAAACCCATGAGCCGTTGAAACTTAAAGACACAAGCGATTGGGAGTTCATAGCGGACGCCATGGCGGAAGTGATGCATGGGGCTAAAGGCACTGCCCGCGCTGCTGGCCGGGGAGCTTCTTACCGGATGGCCGGGAAGACCGGCACGGCCCAAGTGTTCAGCCTGGCAGAAGATGAAGAGTACGATGCCGAAGAGATCCGGGAGCGGTTGCGCGATCATGCCATGTTTGTCGGCTTTGCGCCTTTGAAAAATCCGCAGATTGCCGTTGCCGTGATTGTTGAGAACGGAGGCGGTGGCAGTAGTACCGCTGCACCCGTTGCCCGGGCCCTGTTCGATGCCTGGTTGCTGGAGTTTTCTGCGACCGGCGACGGCGCGCTGGTCAGCAAAACCGATTCTGAAAACGAGGTGCGTTAA
- the rodA gene encoding rod shape-determining protein RodA, giving the protein MAARGVLDSTASNPLGRPRGIWSVLHLDPILLFLLLVLISGGLFVLYSGADRNLDVVKAQGLRFGIAFVVMLVFAQLDPSVFRRWAPWLYGLGLVALIAVIFVGIGAKGAQRWLALPGLPRFQPSELMKLVVPMMAAWYLSRHFLPPRLSRIGVGLAIVLLPMVLIVKQPDLGTSLLVGMAGLFVVFFAGMSWKLISAFVVMVSVAAPVMWFFGMRDYQKQRVLTLLDPQSDPLGAGWNIIQSKTAIGSGGFDGKGWLQGTQSHLEFLPESHTDFIVAVLAEEFGFIGILILLSVYFLIILRCLYIAVTAQDSFSRLVAGALTMTFFIYVFVNVGMVSGLLPVVGVPLPLISYGGTSTVTLMAAFGILMSIQTHRRMITA; this is encoded by the coding sequence ATGGCCGCCCGGGGAGTACTTGACTCAACTGCCAGCAATCCTCTTGGGCGTCCGAGAGGCATCTGGTCGGTTCTGCATCTGGATCCGATTCTGCTTTTTCTGCTTCTGGTGCTGATCTCTGGCGGGCTGTTCGTGCTTTACAGTGGCGCAGATCGCAACCTTGATGTGGTCAAGGCGCAAGGTTTGCGCTTTGGTATTGCCTTTGTTGTGATGCTGGTTTTCGCCCAGCTCGATCCCTCAGTATTCCGGCGCTGGGCGCCCTGGCTCTATGGTTTGGGGTTGGTGGCGCTGATTGCTGTAATTTTTGTCGGTATCGGAGCTAAAGGTGCGCAGCGCTGGCTGGCGCTGCCGGGGCTGCCCAGGTTTCAGCCATCAGAACTGATGAAACTGGTCGTGCCCATGATGGCCGCCTGGTATCTGTCGCGGCATTTCTTGCCGCCAAGGCTATCTCGTATCGGTGTGGGCCTGGCGATTGTGCTGCTCCCCATGGTGCTGATCGTGAAACAGCCGGATCTCGGAACGTCGCTTCTGGTGGGTATGGCAGGACTGTTTGTGGTGTTTTTTGCAGGCATGAGCTGGAAACTGATCAGTGCGTTTGTTGTTATGGTTTCAGTAGCCGCACCGGTGATGTGGTTTTTTGGAATGCGCGACTACCAGAAGCAGCGTGTACTGACACTGCTGGATCCCCAGAGTGACCCTCTGGGCGCTGGCTGGAATATTATCCAGTCGAAAACCGCCATTGGCTCCGGCGGCTTCGATGGCAAAGGTTGGCTTCAGGGTACCCAGTCGCATCTGGAATTTCTTCCTGAGAGCCACACGGATTTTATTGTAGCCGTACTGGCGGAGGAGTTCGGATTTATCGGAATTCTGATACTGCTCAGCGTCTACTTTCTGATTATTCTGCGGTGCCTCTACATTGCGGTGACCGCCCAGGATTCATTCAGCCGGCTGGTAGCGGGTGCGCTGACCATGACCTTTTTCATCTATGTGTTTGTAAATGTTGGCATGGTGAGCGGTCTGCTACCCGTGGTGGGGGTGCCCTTGCCCCTGATTTCCTACGGCGGCACCTCAACCGTCACGCTGATGGCGGCGTTTGGCATTCTGATGTCGATACAGACCCATCGCAGGATGATCACGGCCTGA
- the rlmH gene encoding 23S rRNA (pseudouridine(1915)-N(3))-methyltransferase RlmH yields the protein MRLRLICVGQKMPDWVSKGYDDYARRMPPEMPLELVEIAMPHRGKNPDIPRLMQRESEAVLAAAGSRDRVVALEVTGRPWSTEKLASQLESWQQDGRDVSFLVGGPDGLAEPCRQRADQQWSLSPLTLPHPLVRILLAEQLYRAWSITRNHPYHRA from the coding sequence ATGCGCTTGCGCCTGATCTGTGTGGGGCAGAAAATGCCCGACTGGGTCAGTAAGGGCTACGACGATTACGCGCGTCGTATGCCCCCGGAAATGCCTCTTGAGCTGGTAGAGATTGCCATGCCCCATCGTGGTAAAAACCCCGACATTCCGAGGCTGATGCAGCGCGAGAGCGAGGCAGTACTGGCGGCTGCAGGTTCCAGAGACAGAGTCGTCGCGCTAGAGGTGACTGGTCGCCCCTGGTCTACTGAAAAGCTGGCGAGCCAGCTCGAAAGCTGGCAGCAAGACGGGCGGGACGTGAGTTTTCTGGTAGGAGGTCCTGACGGTTTGGCCGAGCCTTGTCGCCAGCGTGCAGACCAACAGTGGTCGCTTTCTCCTCTCACCCTGCCTCATCCTCTGGTGCGCATCCTGCTAGCGGAACAGCTGTACAGAGCCTGGTCGATTACCCGTAACCACCCGTACCACCGGGCCTAG
- the nadD gene encoding nicotinate-nucleotide adenylyltransferase has protein sequence MHVIYGGTFDPVHHGHLRLALEVSERLGNVPVNLVPCHIPPHRGETGATAAQRLRLLELAIAGEPCLQIDDRELRREGASYTADTLRQLRNELGADAPLVMVVGTDAFAGFDRWQEWQQIPGLAHIIVVRRPGTALDRESEPARLLAERGVESADALCGQASGRVLELDPPWLDISATGIRERIGGGQSPRYLVPDAVWAEIQRMGLYGACPVNNF, from the coding sequence ATGCATGTGATTTATGGCGGTACCTTCGACCCGGTGCACCATGGCCACCTGCGCCTTGCGCTGGAGGTCAGTGAGCGGCTCGGAAACGTGCCTGTTAATCTCGTGCCCTGTCATATCCCGCCTCACCGGGGTGAGACCGGGGCAACGGCGGCGCAACGGCTGCGCCTGCTGGAGCTGGCGATAGCCGGTGAACCATGCCTGCAAATTGACGACCGCGAACTTCGTAGAGAAGGCGCATCCTATACCGCAGATACTCTGCGCCAGCTGCGTAACGAGCTGGGCGCAGATGCGCCACTGGTGATGGTGGTAGGCACGGACGCATTTGCCGGCTTTGACCGCTGGCAGGAGTGGCAGCAGATTCCAGGCCTTGCCCACATTATTGTTGTGCGGCGCCCCGGCACTGCGCTGGATCGGGAAAGTGAGCCGGCCCGTTTGCTGGCAGAACGCGGCGTTGAGAGCGCCGATGCCCTTTGTGGCCAAGCATCAGGGCGTGTTCTGGAACTTGATCCACCCTGGCTGGATATCTCCGCAACCGGCATCCGCGAGCGTATTGGAGGCGGCCAGTCACCTCGTTATCTGGTTCCCGATGCGGTCTGGGCGGAGATTCAGCGAATGGGGCTTTATGGAGCATGCCCAGTGAACAACTTTTAG
- the rsfS gene encoding ribosome silencing factor translates to MQAEQLKDLIVHALEDVKAQDISVIDVRDRTSVTDYMVLASGTSNRHVRSLADSVATDAKEQGVRVGNVEGGGGSDWILVDMGDVVVHVMMPATREFYDLERFWRDAPEVGAAGSE, encoded by the coding sequence ATGCAGGCAGAGCAACTCAAAGATCTGATAGTGCACGCACTTGAAGATGTGAAAGCACAGGACATCAGTGTTATTGATGTACGGGATCGCACCAGCGTTACCGACTATATGGTTCTGGCATCCGGAACATCCAATCGCCACGTTAGATCCCTTGCGGATTCCGTTGCCACTGACGCCAAAGAGCAAGGTGTTCGAGTAGGTAATGTGGAAGGTGGCGGCGGCAGCGACTGGATTCTGGTGGATATGGGCGATGTCGTTGTTCATGTAATGATGCCGGCAACCCGTGAGTTTTACGATCTGGAGCGCTTCTGGCGCGATGCACCGGAAGTCGGTGCTGCGGGCAGCGAGTAA